In one window of Demequina sp. NBRC 110054 DNA:
- the smc gene encoding chromosome segregation protein SMC translates to MHLKTLTLRGFKSFASATTLEFEPGVTCVVGPNGSGKSNVVDALAWVMGEQGAKTLRGGKMDDVIFAGTSGRAPLGRAEVSLTIDNTDGALPIDYSEVTISRTLFRSGGSEYAINGSPCRLLDIQDLLSDSGLGREMHVIVGQGQLDAVLRATPEDRRHFIEEAAGILKHRRRKDKALRKLDGMQANLTRVQDLTAEIRRQLGPLGKQAEVARQAQTIQVQVRDAKSRLIADDLAQLTGRLEQDKADESALTERREAVEKAMQEARSRLAELERVAAEATPALTRANDLFYRLSAIRERLRNLASLADERLRMLGHQVEQVPTADLVDMDEQVERAKAARAELDAEVAAAAAELEAAEAARKEAEDTAYTSERHHANLLRAIADRREGVARIAGQVAVKRSRVEATEDELGRLQEQLAAANKRAHEATTEFQALETTVTSVEEGEEDLDEQHEVATERWDAAKQALADLKDALNAAMRERDTWAAKAEALEMSLARKDGAGALLAEGVRAVRGTVAALIEVSGDAEDAIAAALGPLAEALAVDTVEDAVDAIRWLRDEDAGRARFVVADADARPTNPDFSLPEGAAWASDLVSGPEGIVDTVRATVSGVAVVDDLVAARTLVAAHPEVTAVTRRGDLLSGRGAYGGAGEAPSVLHMQAALDDAREARDAAARRVESTGFEIRTAEEESQAAHSQFQLTLDRLNESDAKMSAVAEQLGHLNASARAARAEAERVQVQLDQAAERMTADQEALTELTDRLAAAQEEPEQFEADVNEAQENRAADARAATAARARETEARLALRTSEERARALAARAESLERAAEAERDARARAAESAARRERQAAAAREVLAGATEAIEAIDVSVQRADDARAEAELARSERSGELTTVRRAVDEYAQEHARLTDDAHKDEVARAQMRVRLEQLEQRAIDELGVDPSQLVEEFGPHLPVPMFGPVGDAARDAAIAAAAESGEELPEDFTPTEPFVREVQEKRLRQAERAMNQLGRVNPLALEEFAALEERHKFLQDQLADIKSSREDLLEIVKEIDERVEQIFTKAFEDTAAQFDRVFPRLFPGGEGRLVLTDPKHMLTTGIEVEARPAGKKVKRLSLLSGGERSLTAVALLVSIFKARPSPFYVMDEVEAALDDVNLGRLLEIFTELQEDSQLIVITHQKRTMEIADALYGVTMRGDGVTTVISQRLRDDDAA, encoded by the coding sequence ATGCATCTGAAGACGCTGACGCTGCGAGGCTTCAAGTCCTTCGCGTCGGCGACGACCCTCGAGTTCGAGCCAGGCGTGACGTGCGTGGTCGGACCGAACGGGTCCGGCAAGTCCAACGTCGTCGACGCGCTCGCCTGGGTCATGGGCGAGCAGGGGGCCAAGACCCTGCGCGGCGGCAAGATGGACGACGTCATCTTCGCCGGCACCTCCGGCCGCGCCCCGCTGGGCCGCGCCGAGGTCTCGCTCACGATCGACAACACCGACGGCGCGCTGCCGATCGACTACTCCGAGGTCACGATCTCCCGCACGCTGTTCCGCTCTGGCGGCTCGGAGTACGCGATCAACGGCTCGCCATGCCGCCTGCTCGACATCCAGGACCTGCTGTCCGACTCGGGCCTGGGCCGCGAGATGCACGTCATCGTCGGCCAGGGCCAGCTCGACGCCGTGCTGCGCGCGACCCCCGAGGACCGCCGCCACTTCATCGAGGAGGCCGCAGGCATCCTCAAGCACCGCCGCCGCAAGGACAAGGCGCTGCGCAAGCTCGACGGGATGCAGGCCAACCTCACGCGCGTCCAGGACCTCACCGCGGAGATCCGCCGCCAGCTCGGCCCGCTCGGCAAGCAGGCCGAGGTCGCACGACAGGCGCAGACCATCCAGGTGCAGGTGCGCGACGCGAAGTCCCGCCTCATCGCAGACGACCTCGCGCAGCTCACCGGCAGGCTCGAGCAGGACAAGGCCGACGAGTCGGCGCTCACCGAGCGCCGCGAGGCCGTAGAGAAGGCGATGCAGGAGGCGCGCTCGCGCCTCGCGGAGCTTGAGCGCGTCGCGGCCGAGGCCACTCCCGCGCTGACCCGGGCCAACGACCTCTTCTACCGCCTCAGCGCGATCCGTGAGCGGCTGCGCAACCTCGCGAGCCTCGCCGACGAGCGCCTGCGCATGCTCGGCCACCAGGTGGAGCAGGTGCCGACCGCGGACCTGGTCGACATGGACGAGCAGGTCGAGCGCGCCAAGGCCGCGCGCGCCGAGCTCGACGCCGAGGTCGCCGCCGCGGCCGCCGAGCTCGAGGCAGCGGAGGCCGCGCGCAAGGAGGCCGAGGACACCGCCTACACGTCCGAGCGCCACCACGCGAACCTCCTGAGGGCGATCGCGGACCGCCGCGAGGGCGTCGCGCGCATCGCGGGCCAGGTCGCGGTCAAGCGCTCGCGCGTCGAGGCGACCGAGGACGAGCTCGGCCGGCTCCAGGAGCAGCTCGCCGCCGCGAACAAGCGCGCGCACGAGGCCACGACCGAGTTCCAGGCCCTCGAGACCACGGTCACCTCCGTCGAGGAGGGCGAGGAGGACCTCGACGAGCAGCACGAGGTCGCGACCGAGCGCTGGGACGCCGCGAAGCAGGCGCTCGCGGACCTCAAGGACGCGCTCAACGCCGCGATGCGCGAGCGCGACACGTGGGCCGCGAAGGCCGAGGCCCTCGAGATGTCGCTGGCCCGCAAGGACGGCGCGGGCGCGCTGCTCGCGGAGGGCGTGCGCGCGGTGCGCGGCACGGTCGCCGCGCTGATCGAGGTGTCGGGCGATGCCGAGGACGCGATCGCGGCGGCCCTGGGCCCGCTCGCGGAGGCGCTCGCGGTCGACACGGTCGAGGACGCCGTGGACGCGATCCGGTGGCTGCGCGACGAGGACGCGGGCCGTGCCCGCTTCGTGGTCGCCGACGCCGACGCGCGCCCGACCAACCCGGACTTCTCGCTTCCGGAAGGCGCGGCCTGGGCGTCGGACCTGGTCTCCGGCCCCGAGGGCATCGTCGACACCGTGCGCGCGACCGTGTCCGGCGTGGCAGTGGTCGACGATCTCGTCGCCGCGCGCACGCTCGTCGCCGCCCACCCCGAGGTCACCGCGGTGACGCGCAGGGGAGACCTGCTGTCCGGCCGCGGAGCATACGGAGGTGCGGGCGAGGCGCCGAGTGTCCTGCACATGCAGGCGGCGCTGGACGATGCGCGTGAGGCCAGGGACGCCGCGGCCCGGAGGGTCGAGTCGACGGGCTTCGAGATCCGCACCGCGGAGGAGGAGTCTCAGGCCGCGCACTCGCAGTTTCAGCTCACGCTCGATCGCCTCAACGAGTCCGACGCCAAGATGTCCGCGGTCGCCGAGCAGCTGGGGCACCTCAACGCGTCCGCGAGGGCCGCCCGCGCCGAGGCCGAGCGCGTGCAGGTGCAGCTCGACCAGGCAGCCGAGCGCATGACCGCGGACCAGGAGGCGCTCACCGAGCTCACCGATCGGCTCGCCGCCGCTCAGGAGGAGCCCGAGCAGTTCGAGGCCGACGTCAACGAGGCGCAGGAGAACCGTGCCGCCGACGCGCGCGCCGCGACCGCGGCGCGTGCGCGCGAGACCGAGGCGAGGCTCGCGCTGCGCACGAGCGAGGAGCGGGCGCGGGCGCTGGCCGCGCGCGCCGAGAGCCTCGAGCGCGCCGCCGAGGCCGAACGCGACGCTCGGGCCAGGGCGGCCGAGTCCGCCGCGAGGCGTGAACGCCAGGCCGCTGCGGCCAGGGAGGTGCTCGCGGGCGCGACCGAGGCGATCGAGGCGATCGACGTCTCCGTCCAGCGCGCCGACGATGCGCGCGCCGAGGCCGAGCTCGCGCGCAGCGAGCGCTCGGGCGAGCTCACCACCGTCCGCCGCGCGGTCGACGAGTACGCGCAGGAGCACGCGCGCCTCACCGACGACGCGCATAAGGACGAGGTCGCCCGGGCCCAGATGCGGGTGCGCCTCGAGCAGCTCGAGCAGCGCGCGATCGACGAGCTCGGCGTGGATCCCTCGCAGCTCGTCGAGGAGTTCGGCCCGCATCTGCCCGTGCCGATGTTCGGCCCCGTCGGCGACGCCGCGCGCGACGCGGCCATCGCCGCCGCGGCAGAGTCGGGGGAGGAGCTGCCGGAGGACTTCACTCCTACCGAGCCCTTCGTCCGCGAGGTCCAGGAGAAGCGCCTGCGCCAGGCCGAGCGCGCGATGAACCAGCTTGGCCGCGTGAACCCGCTCGCACTCGAGGAGTTCGCGGCGCTCGAGGAGCGGCACAAGTTCCTGCAGGACCAGCTCGCGGACATCAAGTCCTCGCGCGAGGACCTGCTCGAGATCGTGAAGGAGATCGACGAGCGCGTCGAGCAGATCTTCACCAAGGCGTTCGAGGACACCGCCGCGCAGTTCGACAGGGTCTTCCCGCGGCTGTTCCCTGGAGGCGAGGGGCGGCTGGTCCTCACCGACCCCAAGCACATGCTCACCACGGGCATCGAGGTCGAGGCCCGTCCCGCGGGCAAGAAGGTCAAGCGGCTGTCGCTGCTGTCGGGCGGCGAGCGCTCGCTGACCGCGGTCGCGCTGCTCGTGTCGATCTTCAAGGCCCGCCCCAGCCCGTTCTACGTGATGGACGAGGTCGAGGCCGCGCTCGACGACGTGAACCTCGGGCGCCTGCTCGAGATCTTCACGGAGCTGCAGGAGGACTCGCAGCTCATCGTCATCACGCACCAGAAGCGCACGATGGAGATCGCCGACGCGCTGTACGGCGTCACGATGCGCGGCGACGGCGTCACGACCGTGATCTCGCAGCGCCTGCGCGACGACGACGCGGCGTAG
- a CDS encoding TIGR00645 family protein, translating to MRDNLENGLEKALFASRWLLAPMYVGLVVGLLVVLAKFFTALWKLVAGFSLKTEAEDITVDLLSLIDIALLGNLIVIVIFAGYENFVSKMKAAEDSEDRPSWMGHVDFSGLKMKLIGSLVAISVILLLKDFVAVEGAGEDYDYTGIAWRIGLHFTFVLSGVLFALMDYIGAKRQVLLAEAHDAHPSVQAPHLDEVE from the coding sequence ATGCGCGACAACCTTGAGAACGGCCTGGAGAAGGCGCTCTTCGCGAGCCGCTGGCTGCTGGCCCCCATGTACGTCGGCCTCGTCGTCGGCCTGCTCGTCGTGCTCGCGAAGTTCTTCACGGCGCTGTGGAAGCTCGTCGCCGGCTTCAGCCTCAAGACCGAGGCGGAGGACATCACGGTCGACCTGCTGTCGCTGATCGACATCGCGCTGCTGGGCAACCTCATCGTCATCGTGATCTTCGCGGGCTACGAGAACTTCGTGTCGAAGATGAAGGCGGCCGAGGACTCCGAGGACCGTCCGTCCTGGATGGGCCACGTCGACTTCTCGGGCCTCAAGATGAAGCTCATCGGCTCGCTGGTCGCGATCTCGGTGATCCTCCTGCTCAAGGACTTCGTCGCGGTCGAGGGCGCGGGCGAGGACTACGACTACACGGGCATCGCGTGGCGCATTGGCCTGCACTTCACCTTCGTGCTGTCGGGCGTGCTGTTCGCGCTCATGGACTACATCGGCGCCAAGCGCCAGGTGCTGCTCGCGGAGGCGCACGATGCGCACCCGTCGGTGCAGGCTCCTCACCTCGACGAGGTCGAGTAG
- the ndk gene encoding nucleoside-diphosphate kinase — protein MERTLILVKPDGVHRGLSGEILRRIEAKGYRLVAVELRQATPEILGRHYEEHAGKPFFEPLVEFMLSGPTLAIVAEGQRVIEGFRSLAGATDPTTAAPGTIRGDLGRDWGLKVMQNLVHGSDSPESAEREIGIWFPEL, from the coding sequence ATGGAGCGCACGCTGATTCTGGTCAAGCCCGATGGGGTCCACCGCGGCCTCTCCGGGGAGATCCTGCGACGCATCGAGGCCAAGGGATACCGCCTGGTGGCCGTCGAGCTGCGGCAGGCGACCCCCGAGATCCTCGGCAGGCACTACGAGGAGCACGCCGGCAAGCCGTTCTTCGAGCCGCTGGTCGAGTTCATGCTGTCCGGCCCGACCCTGGCGATCGTCGCCGAGGGTCAGCGTGTGATCGAGGGCTTCCGCTCGCTCGCGGGCGCGACGGACCCGACCACGGCGGCGCCCGGCACGATCCGCGGCGACCTGGGCCGCGACTGGGGCCTCAAGGTCATGCAGAACCTCGTGCACGGCTCCGACTCGCCCGAGTCGGCCGAGCGCGAGATCGGCATCTGGTTCCCCGAGCTGTAG
- a CDS encoding adenine phosphoribosyltransferase produces MITLDDFDTYPDFPVEGILFYDIAPILASPERFREACISLMPPRDAEVDIVAGVDARGFIFAPVVAQTLDVGMTMVRKKGKLPGELLEADATIEYGASELVINPDGIEGKHVLVIDDVLATGGTARAVADMLERAGAASVRFSFLMEIGDIPGRLALADYEVTSAVVV; encoded by the coding sequence ATGATCACGCTCGATGACTTCGACACGTACCCCGACTTCCCCGTCGAGGGGATCCTGTTCTACGACATCGCGCCGATCCTGGCCAGCCCTGAGCGCTTCCGCGAGGCGTGCATCTCCCTGATGCCCCCGCGCGACGCCGAGGTCGACATCGTCGCGGGCGTCGATGCACGCGGCTTCATCTTCGCGCCGGTCGTCGCGCAGACCCTCGACGTCGGCATGACGATGGTGCGCAAGAAGGGCAAGCTGCCCGGCGAGCTGCTCGAGGCCGACGCGACCATCGAGTACGGCGCCTCGGAGCTCGTGATCAACCCCGACGGCATCGAGGGCAAGCACGTGCTCGTGATCGACGACGTGCTCGCGACGGGAGGCACGGCTCGCGCCGTCGCGGACATGCTCGAGCGCGCGGGCGCGGCGAGCGTGCGCTTCAGCTTCCTGATGGAGATCGGTGACATCCCCGGGCGCCTGGCGCTCGCGGACTACGAGGTCACGTCGGCCGTCGTCGTCTGA
- a CDS encoding DUF4233 domain-containing protein, with amino-acid sequence MSDTQPRAQRPAVLVFTQTVLALQAFVALFAALTVFGLAKADTLSDHSYGVVLGMLLGGFVLMLLLLLAAGVQQRPWGRWLGWLLQVPMLVAGLVVPAIAALGVVFLALWITALRLGGRIDRERSERAQAAAATVERGETATEGDQA; translated from the coding sequence ATGAGCGACACCCAGCCGCGGGCGCAGAGGCCCGCCGTCCTCGTCTTCACGCAGACCGTCCTCGCCCTCCAGGCCTTCGTCGCGCTGTTCGCGGCGCTCACGGTCTTCGGTCTGGCGAAGGCCGACACGCTGTCCGACCACTCCTACGGCGTCGTGCTGGGCATGCTGCTCGGCGGCTTCGTGCTCATGCTCCTGCTGCTCCTCGCGGCCGGCGTGCAGCAGCGGCCCTGGGGTCGCTGGCTCGGCTGGCTGCTGCAGGTGCCGATGCTGGTGGCGGGCCTCGTCGTGCCCGCGATCGCCGCGCTCGGCGTGGTGTTCCTCGCGCTGTGGATCACCGCGCTGCGCCTCGGCGGACGCATCGACCGCGAGCGGTCCGAGCGCGCGCAGGCCGCTGCCGCTACGGTGGAGCGCGGCGAGACCGCGACCGAGGGAGACCAGGCATGA
- a CDS encoding folylpolyglutamate synthase/dihydrofolate synthase family protein, whose product MTDLDLGGLSLDEAEREIYAHIISRNPEHRFEPTTDRVRAACGALGDPQSSFRVVHLTGTNGKTSTARMTESLIREHGLRTGLFTSPHLTSVRERIQIDGEPIGQEDFIRLWTDVAPIIHMVDARSQQDGGPRLSFFEVLVVLAYAAFADAPVDVAVIEVGMGGVWDATNVADADVAVIGPVAMDHQDFLGDSLVDIAAEKSGIIKDGSVAVIAEQSEPVVPVLREAVQERAASSLWEGDQIEVVDRQPGVGGQLVTLRTPAATYAEIFVPLYGAHQAHNALLALAAVEALMAGGGQPRALVGEIVEAGFGAVASPGRLEAVRTSPMILVDSAHNPHGVDALVDALDESFVFKALVGVVGILQDKDAEGILAGLEPALDHIVITASSSPRAIPADELGTLAVEVFGEDRVTIEPSLPDAIDAAVQRAERDHDMGAGVLVVGSVTLVADARILLDADKRKGAGQAR is encoded by the coding sequence ATGACAGACCTGGACCTCGGCGGACTGTCGCTCGACGAAGCCGAGCGCGAGATCTACGCCCACATCATCAGTCGCAACCCGGAGCATCGCTTCGAGCCCACCACGGACCGCGTGCGCGCGGCGTGCGGGGCCCTCGGCGACCCGCAGAGCTCGTTCCGCGTCGTGCACCTCACGGGGACGAACGGCAAGACGTCGACCGCGCGCATGACGGAGTCGCTCATCCGCGAGCACGGCCTGCGCACGGGCCTGTTCACGTCGCCGCACCTCACCTCGGTGCGCGAGCGCATCCAGATCGACGGCGAGCCGATCGGCCAGGAGGACTTCATCCGCCTGTGGACCGACGTCGCCCCGATCATCCACATGGTCGACGCCCGCTCCCAGCAGGACGGCGGACCGAGGCTCAGCTTCTTCGAGGTGCTCGTGGTCCTCGCGTACGCGGCCTTCGCCGACGCCCCCGTGGACGTCGCGGTCATCGAGGTCGGCATGGGCGGTGTGTGGGACGCGACCAACGTGGCCGATGCCGACGTCGCCGTGATCGGCCCGGTCGCCATGGATCACCAGGACTTCCTGGGCGACAGCCTGGTCGACATCGCTGCCGAGAAGTCGGGGATCATCAAGGACGGCTCCGTCGCCGTGATCGCCGAGCAGTCCGAGCCCGTCGTCCCCGTCCTGCGCGAGGCCGTTCAGGAGCGCGCCGCATCGTCCCTGTGGGAGGGCGACCAGATCGAGGTCGTCGATCGTCAGCCGGGGGTGGGCGGCCAGCTCGTGACGCTGCGCACGCCCGCGGCGACCTACGCCGAGATCTTCGTCCCGCTCTACGGCGCCCACCAGGCGCACAACGCGCTGCTCGCGCTCGCGGCCGTCGAGGCGCTCATGGCGGGCGGGGGACAGCCCCGCGCGCTCGTCGGCGAGATCGTCGAGGCCGGCTTCGGGGCCGTCGCCTCGCCGGGCCGGCTCGAGGCCGTGCGCACCTCCCCGATGATCCTGGTCGACAGCGCCCACAACCCCCACGGGGTCGACGCGCTCGTCGATGCGCTCGACGAGTCCTTCGTCTTCAAGGCCCTCGTCGGTGTCGTGGGCATCCTGCAGGATAAGGACGCCGAGGGGATCCTCGCCGGCCTCGAACCCGCCCTGGACCACATCGTCATCACCGCATCGTCCTCGCCCCGCGCCATTCCCGCCGACGAGCTCGGCACCCTCGCGGTCGAGGTCTTCGGCGAGGACCGGGTGACGATCGAGCCGAGCCTGCCCGACGCGATCGACGCGGCGGTCCAGCGCGCCGAGCGCGACCACGACATGGGTGCAGGCGTGCTCGTCGTCGGCTCGGTGACCCTCGTCGCCGACGCCCGCATCCTCCTCGACGCCGACAAGCGCAAGGGCGCGGGCCAGGCCCGATGA
- a CDS encoding DUF2510 domain-containing protein, with the protein MTETTPEAGWYQDASAPGMARWWDGAQWTEHTASLDGPEPPAPTAVQARSAGAPPDASASQQQSSAPEPTEDSTPDPDPTGHETQAVGAYIPAPTSQPTPTVPSGGRSPRMLVLLLILLVVVAGGAAVWWFAPSLLTGIEEASESTTAGIDEAEDTAAQSDVRLLQTAITAFVAADASGEMPTVTSDGSVYLIEGASGESTEVGTSSGVELGGFTGKDATDWCVWVTSASGTSYQGEPGGSPSEGSCS; encoded by the coding sequence ATGACCGAGACGACGCCGGAGGCCGGCTGGTATCAGGACGCGTCCGCGCCCGGCATGGCCCGATGGTGGGACGGCGCGCAGTGGACCGAGCACACCGCGTCGCTCGACGGACCCGAGCCGCCCGCGCCGACTGCGGTGCAGGCCCGATCCGCAGGGGCACCGCCCGACGCCTCCGCCTCGCAGCAACAGAGCTCCGCGCCCGAGCCGACCGAGGACAGCACCCCGGACCCGGACCCCACCGGACACGAGACCCAGGCAGTCGGGGCGTACATCCCCGCGCCGACGTCACAGCCGACCCCGACCGTGCCGAGCGGCGGCCGCTCCCCCAGGATGCTCGTGCTGCTCCTGATCCTCCTCGTCGTCGTCGCGGGCGGCGCAGCCGTGTGGTGGTTCGCGCCCTCGCTGCTCACCGGCATCGAGGAGGCGAGCGAGTCGACGACCGCCGGCATCGATGAGGCCGAGGACACGGCGGCGCAGAGCGATGTCCGGCTGCTCCAGACCGCGATCACCGCGTTCGTGGCGGCGGACGCCTCGGGGGAGATGCCGACGGTCACGTCCGACGGAAGCGTCTACCTCATCGAGGGCGCCTCGGGCGAGAGCACCGAGGTCGGCACCTCGTCCGGAGTCGAGCTCGGCGGCTTCACAGGCAAGGACGCCACCGACTGGTGCGTGTGGGTCACCTCCGCCAGCGGCACCTCGTACCAGGGAGAACCCGGCGGGTCGCCCTCGGAGGGCAGCTGCTCCTGA
- a CDS encoding DUF2510 domain-containing protein, translating into MEHTPPAGWYADPTMPGTMRYWDGAAWTQHVSPAPGASAVAVAPPAPRTGAGAAGKVLLALGIVIGSLMLLGLIAAVAIPIFLNQQHKAEDAQAQAAVAELGVAIATGFVEDPASDLPQLWQDTDGAVIVLYDGNWSETVAMPDGVTLGGASGGSTGFCVFVLSASGTGYQYNANSGVGVGTCGQGEDLS; encoded by the coding sequence ATGGAGCACACGCCGCCCGCAGGCTGGTACGCCGATCCGACCATGCCGGGGACGATGCGGTACTGGGACGGCGCCGCCTGGACCCAGCACGTCTCCCCTGCCCCCGGGGCAAGCGCGGTGGCCGTCGCGCCGCCTGCGCCTCGGACGGGCGCGGGCGCCGCCGGCAAGGTGCTGCTGGCCCTCGGCATCGTCATCGGAAGCCTCATGCTGCTCGGGTTGATCGCAGCGGTCGCGATCCCGATCTTCCTGAACCAGCAGCACAAGGCAGAGGATGCGCAGGCGCAGGCCGCGGTCGCGGAGCTGGGCGTCGCGATCGCCACGGGATTCGTCGAGGACCCCGCGAGCGACCTGCCCCAACTGTGGCAGGACACCGATGGGGCCGTCATCGTCCTCTATGACGGGAACTGGTCGGAGACCGTCGCGATGCCCGACGGAGTCACCCTGGGAGGGGCGAGCGGCGGCTCGACGGGCTTCTGCGTCTTCGTGCTGTCGGCCTCCGGCACCGGATACCAGTACAACGCCAACAGCGGCGTCGGCGTCGGCACGTGCGGCCAGGGCGAGGACCTGTCGTAG
- a CDS encoding folylpolyglutamate synthase/dihydrofolate synthase family protein, with amino-acid sequence MTTAGFPQISLSEAEREIDAHIFARHPEADHEAKLLRVSEALGMLGDPQHALRIVHVTGTNGKTSTSRMIESLLRASGLRTGLYTSPHLTTLRERIQIDGRPLPQEDLIRLWQRVAPAIHAVDAGSLQRGGPRMSFFEVLTVLGFAAYADAAVDVAVIEVGIGGRRDATNVGDGRVAVLTPMALDHDGYFTGGLPGVASEKSGIIKPGAAVVSALQQDEAAEIIGAAATDRGASVFWEGAHMSVESRRVAPGGQVVTLRTAAATYEDVHVPLHGDFQAQNALTALAAVEVTLGDGIPRSLDADVVARGFAAATSPGRLEVIAADPIVVGDAAHNPHGIEALSRSLHEAFGLTRVIGVVGVLADKDYAGILDGLAPILDHAVVTRTESRRALAVDVLAAQARASLGEERVTVAPDVSSALAEARALAAAHGEGAGVLVAGSITLVGEARRELAAQAMAPVTEATLPIARGQDHGASDGTAEPQPA; translated from the coding sequence GTGACCACCGCAGGTTTCCCCCAGATCAGCCTCTCCGAGGCCGAGCGCGAGATCGACGCGCACATCTTCGCCCGCCACCCCGAGGCCGATCACGAGGCCAAGCTTCTGCGCGTCTCCGAGGCGCTCGGGATGCTCGGAGATCCGCAGCACGCGCTGCGGATCGTGCACGTGACAGGGACGAATGGCAAGACGTCCACCAGCCGCATGATCGAGTCGCTCCTGCGCGCCTCGGGGCTGCGCACTGGCCTGTACACGTCGCCGCACCTCACGACCCTGCGCGAGCGCATCCAGATCGATGGCCGACCGCTCCCTCAGGAGGACCTCATCCGGCTGTGGCAGCGGGTCGCGCCCGCGATCCACGCGGTGGACGCGGGCTCGCTCCAGCGCGGCGGCCCCCGCATGAGCTTCTTCGAGGTGCTCACCGTGCTCGGGTTCGCGGCCTACGCCGACGCCGCCGTCGACGTCGCGGTGATCGAGGTCGGCATCGGCGGGCGCAGGGACGCGACCAATGTCGGCGACGGGCGCGTCGCGGTCCTCACCCCCATGGCCCTCGACCACGACGGCTACTTCACGGGCGGCCTGCCCGGTGTGGCGTCGGAGAAGTCGGGGATCATCAAGCCGGGCGCGGCGGTCGTCTCGGCTCTTCAGCAGGACGAGGCCGCGGAGATCATCGGCGCGGCCGCGACCGACCGTGGCGCCTCCGTGTTCTGGGAGGGCGCGCACATGAGCGTGGAGTCGCGTCGCGTCGCACCCGGCGGACAGGTCGTCACGCTGCGCACCGCCGCGGCGACCTACGAGGACGTGCACGTGCCGCTGCACGGCGACTTCCAGGCGCAGAACGCCCTCACCGCGCTCGCGGCCGTGGAGGTGACGCTCGGCGACGGGATCCCGCGCTCGCTCGACGCCGACGTCGTCGCACGCGGCTTCGCCGCCGCGACCTCACCCGGACGGCTCGAGGTCATCGCCGCCGACCCGATCGTCGTCGGCGACGCCGCGCACAACCCGCATGGCATCGAGGCCCTGTCGCGCTCGCTGCACGAGGCCTTCGGGCTCACCCGGGTGATCGGGGTCGTCGGCGTGCTCGCCGACAAGGACTACGCGGGGATCCTCGACGGCCTCGCGCCGATCCTGGACCATGCCGTCGTCACGCGCACCGAGTCGCGACGCGCGCTCGCGGTCGACGTGCTCGCCGCGCAGGCCCGCGCGTCGCTAGGGGAGGAGCGCGTCACCGTCGCGCCCGACGTCTCGAGCGCCCTCGCCGAGGCACGAGCCCTCGCGGCCGCGCACGGCGAGGGAGCGGGCGTGCTCGTCGCCGGGTCGATCACGCTCGTGGGCGAGGCGCGCCGCGAGCTCGCCGCGCAGGCGATGGCCCCGGTCACCGAGGCGACGCTGCCGATCGCGCGGGGCCAGGATCACGGCGCGTCAGACGGAACGGCGGAGCCGCAGCCAGCCTGA